A DNA window from Eretmochelys imbricata isolate rEreImb1 chromosome 3, rEreImb1.hap1, whole genome shotgun sequence contains the following coding sequences:
- the IL22RA2 gene encoding interleukin-22 receptor subunit alpha-2, translating into MLSIHAAALLTVLIKRYPLYLLIHLLWTGVTVSGNRELHELIKPQKVEFHSLNFNNTLHWHPGRASTGDIIYFVQYKVYGQSLWKNKEECWGIHEVFCDLTHETSDIGEPYYGRVKSLSAGVHSDWITSSRFTPWRETKIGPPSVNVTPRNKSIKLKLQAPNSPYTRRRGSKIPMTNYYDLSYRVFLISNMLDEKNKILVYEGTDKIVKIEGLKPEVSYCIVVATYLPVLDRSSVYSSRKCTVPL; encoded by the exons ATGCTCTCCATCCATGCAGCTGCTCTTCTAACTGTGCTGATTAAACGCTACCCCCTGTACTTATTGATACATTTGCTTTGGACTGGTGTAACTG TTTCAGGAAATCGAGAATTGCACGAATTAATTAAACCACAAAAGGTCGAATTTCACTCATTAAACTTCAACAATACTTTGCATTGGCATCCTGGGAGGGCTTCCACAGGTGACATCATCTACTTTGTGCAGTACAAAGT ATATGGGCAAAGCCTGTGGAAAAATAAAGAAGAATGTTGGGGTATTCATGAAGTTTTTTGTGACCTAACACATGAGACATCTGATATCGGAGAACCTTATTATGGCAGAGTGAAATCTCTTTCAGCTGGAGTCCATTCAGATTGGATCACCAGTAGCAGATTTACTCCGTGGAGGGAAA CAAAAATAGGACCTCCATCAGTAAATGTGACTCCTAGAAACAAATCCATAAAATTAAAGCTCCAGGCTCcaaattcaccttatacaaggaGAAGAGGCAGCAAGATACCAATGACAAACTATTATGATCTATCCTATCGAGTGTTTCTAATCAGCAACATGCTAGATGAA aaaaacaaaatactggTGTATGAAGGAACAGACAAAATTGTTAAAATAGAAGGTTTGAAACCTGAAGTCAGCTACTGCATAGTGGTTGCAACCTACTTGCCAGTGCTGGACCGCAGCAGTGTGTACAGCAGTAGGAAATGCACGGTACCTCTATGA